GGATGGTCGGGCCCGAGCTGAGGGCGCAGGCGCGCTCCAGGCAGTTTTCCAGTTCGCGAACGTTGCCGGGCCAATCGTAGCCCATCATGACATTCAGAGCTTCTTCGCTCAACGAACGCTGCGCCCCAGTGTTGCGGGACAGCCGCTCCAGGAAGTGCTCCGCCAGCAGCGGGATGTCCTGCTTGCGGTCGCGCAGCGGCGGGATCCTCAAGCTGAGCACGTTGAGCCGGAAATAGAGATCGCGGCGGAAGGTGCCATCGGCGACGGCGGACTCCAGATCGCGGTTGCTGGCGGCGAGGATGCGAACGTTGATGCCGATGGGCTTGGTGCTGCCCACGGGACGGATTTCCTTCTCCTGGATGGAGCGCAACAGCTTGGCCTGCAAATCGACCGGCAACTCGCCAATTTCATCGAGAAAAACGGTCCCGCCCTGGGCGATGGCCAGCAGGCCTTCCTTGGCGCGGACGGCGCCGGTGAAGGCGCCCCGCACGTAACCGAAAAGTTCGCTCTCAATCAGCGTCGGCACCAGCGAACCGCAATCCACCGGAATGAAGGGCTTGTCGTGGAATGGCCCGGAATAGTGGATGCAGCGCGCCACCAATTCCTTGCCGGTACCGCTCTCGCCCAGGATGAGCACGGGATGGGAGCTCTGCGCCGCCTTGGCGATGATGCGGTAGAGTTTTTCCATCTCCGGCGAGCGGCCAATGATGGAGCCGAAGCCGTGCTTGGAGCGCAGGCGTTCACGAAGCACGCGCTTCTCGGTGGTCAGCTTCAGCTCGTCAATGGCGCGCTCCAGCATCACGCGTAGCTCGTCAAGGGTGAAGGGTTTGCTGATGTAATCGAAGGCGCCCATCTTCATCGCCTGCACCGCGGAAGAAACCGTGGCGTAGCCGGTAATGATGATGATGATGGCGTTGGGCCGGCGCAGCTTGGCGGCGCGCAGGGCTTCCAATCCGCTGGCGCCGGGCAGCCTGAGATCGAGCAGGATGATGTCCACGTTCTGGGCGTCGAGGACCTTGTAAGCATGCTCGGCGGAATCAGCGACGAAGGTGTTGAAGCCGGCGGTTTGAGCGGCCTCCTTGCAACCTTCGCGCACGGCGCGTTCGTCATCCACGACCAGCAGGTTGAGCAGATTGGCGCCCGGGATTTCACGCGCGCCGTTGAGTACGTCCATTGAAGAGATCATGGCAGTTCCCTTTCCGCTTGTGGAGCGCCGGCGGTGACCGGGACCGCCGCGCGATGATCGAGAATTTGGCGAACCTTTTCGGCCAGCAAAGCGCGCGAGAAAGGTTTGCGCAGCAATTGGGCACCGGTCTCGGCTGCGCGGCCCTGGGCCGCATATCCGGAGATAAAGAGGACCTCGGTTTCGCGATGAATGTTCTTTACGTGTTGAGCAACGTCGTAGCCCGACATGCCGGGCATAACGACGTCGGTAATCAAGAGATCGAAACCGCCGGCGTGAGCACGAGCCAAGCGGAGGGCCTGATCGCCGTTGCGGGCCTGCAGCACGTGGTAACCCGCGCCGGTGAGCAGGTGAGCCATCGAGGCGCACACGGCGTGATCGTCTTCGACCAACAGTATGGTTTCCGTTCCCGTGGGGGTGTCGGCGGAGGAAGCCGGTGAGGGTTCCGTGGCCGTGCCGGTCGCGGCGTGGCGTGGCAGGTGAATCGTGATCCGGGTCCCGGCGCCAGGCTTGCTGGAGACCGAAACTGCGCCGCCGCTTTGGGTGACGATGCCGTAGGTCATGGCCATGCCCAGTCCAACGCCCTGACCGGCCGGCTTAGTAGTGAAAAACGGCTCGAAGATGCGGGCACGAACGTTTTCGTCCATGCCGCAGCCGGTATCCACCACGGTCAGGGTCACGTACTGTCCGGGCCGAAGCCCGGGCTGACGCTGAGCGGGGCGGGCTTGGAGCGTGCAAGAACCGGTGGAGATCCGCACCTCGCCACCGCCAGGCATGGCGTCGCGCGCGTTCATGATCAGGTTCAGAATGACTTGCTGCAACTGGGCCGGATCGACGCGGACGGTATCGGACGCGGAATCGAAGTGGGTGATGAGCTTGATGTTTTCACCCAACAGCGGTTCCAGCATGCCGCGCATGGAGGCGACGATCTTGTGCAGCGACACCACCCTCGGGGCAAGCGGCTGTTGACGAGCGAAGGTCAGCAACTGCCGCACGATCGCGGTACCGCGCTGCGCAGCCAGGTGGATCTCTTCGGCTTCGCGCCGGCCACGCGCCTGCTCCATGAGCAGGTCGGAGTACAGGGTGATTGCGGTCAGGACATTGTTGAAGTCATGGGCGACGCCGCCGACCAGGCGGCCCAACGCTTCCATTTTTTCCGATTCGTGAAGGCGATGCTCCAAGCGCTTGCGCTCGGTCACGTCGAGTACGACATGCAGGCACAACCATTGGCGTCCGCGCCGGAACTTCATGGTCGTATTGGAAAATTCCGGCGCTCCATTCGCGGTTTTCTCGGCCCGAGCGTTTGCAATCGACAAGCCCGCGACCCGTTTCCCGAGAACGGCCGCGGAGTTGGAGAATCCGGTCAGGCGGGCATAGGCGGGGTTGGCGTACACCACGCGCCCGGCCTGTTCGACCATAAGACCGTGCGGGCAGTCGTTGGCCGCGGCTTCCAGGAATTCACTCCCGGTAGGGTGGAGGATTGCGGCCCGGGATTTCGAAATGGAACGCGGCATCGCTGTGCCCACCTTCGGGTTGGGCCCAACTTGGTACGAGCGGACCAAGGATAGGTTTTTCCGTTTTGGAATGAAGTGACGTAAATCACAGAGGGAGCGGACTTAAGCAGCGGGTGGATGGGACGCGCCGGGGCTTGCCGGCAGAGCCGGGAAAGTTATTAGGAACCAGTAAGGTGCTGATTGCATTCCATTTTGGGAATGATGCAATTACCGGAATTGCCGGCTTCGGAGCAAGAAAAAGGCGCGCCGCAGCGCGCCTTGGGGGTAGCCATGAAAATTATGATTTTGAGGAATTGGCTACCAAAGGTTGGGTCAAGCGGAATGTGAGACGGCGTTCCGACCCGAAGGAAACGTCCTTCTTGCCGGTCGCATACGCGCCCGCGGTTCCGGCGCCGGCGCCGACGGCGCCGCCAATGAGCGCTCCCTTGCCGCCGCCGGCGATTGCTCCAATCACCGCGCCGGTCCCCGCGCCTCCGCCGATCAGCGCCACGTTGCGCTTTTTGTGGGCGCCTCCGGAAGCGAATACGCTGGAGGTGTGAACGGGCACCGCTTTGCCGTTTAATTCAACCGAAACCAAGGACAAGCGCAGATATCCGGAATTGCTCAACCGTCCTGAGGAACGCGCCGCCAGCACGCGGCCTTTGACAGCGGCTCCGCGCGGCGCAACCGTTTTTCCGTCCGCCATCAGCGGTTCATCGAGCACGGCGGTAAATTCGTCGCCGGTGCGGTTGGAAGCGCTCGAAATTGCATTCTGCAAGCGAACCGAAATCGGGGTGCCGGCCTGTACCGTTACCCCGTCGGGAACCAGCGCATGAGCAGAAGGCGCGCCGGTTTTCCCGTTCGAGAATGGCAGACCCGAGTTACCTTCCGCAGCGGGTTCCGCTGCCTTGACGCTGTCCGGAATTGAGCTGCATCCGGCTGCCAGGATTGCGAGCGCGACCAGCAGCAGCAAAGAAGCAGTAAGCTTGAACTTCATCAGTGACCCTCCTGTGGCTGGGCCTGCACAGAATCAGGGCACTCCAGATGCCAATGTTGATGGTTTGTAATCAACCACTTAGACCCGGTCATCCGAGACTGGTCGTGTAGTTTTTTCCGCGAGCAGGATGGCGTGAACAAAGCCCATGACTAAAAGCCAGGAGCTGCGGTCACCCGCGTAGCTCCTGGCGATGAGAAGCAAGAATATCTCGATGTGGTTACTGCAAACCGCCGCCGGTCGCGCGCACTTCTTGTCCTGCAGGCGGTGCGACGATGCCGCGAAACGGGGTAATGCCGAGCAGTCGCCCGCCGGCGAAATTCACCGATCGCATGTGAATGCCGGCATCAGCAATCCGGTTCCAGTGGTTGTTGTCGACCGTGGAATAGACTTCGCCGGAATGAGTCACCCCGAGCAACCGCTGGGAAACGGCGTCATAGCGGACTGAGGTCAGGTTCTGCGGCGGAGTTCCTACCAGCACGTGCTCCCAGTTGGCGCCGTCGTCCTTGCTGAAAAATACTCCCGCGTAGGCTGAAACCCACATGGCCGAGGGCGACATGGCAACGCTGGACACCGTGCCCACGAACGAAGGCAAGTTTACAGGCGTCCAAGCGACCCCGTGATTGTGTGAAACCGCAAGCGAGTTCGGCGTGGAAGCCACCACCTTTTCGCCATCCACGTCAACGGAGAAGAAGTTTCGCAGCTCACCGACGGGGCCACCGTGCCAGGAATGTCCCTGGTCATAGCTGGCAAAAACCCCTTCGCTGGTGGCCGCGTACCAGCGCTCGCCGGCAACCACGATACGCGCCACCCGGCCCTTCAGTTCTGCCCGCACGTATTCCTTGTGCGTGGCGTATTTTGCGTTCTTCAGCTTGGGACCGCGTGCGGGCGTGGAGATAATTTTTTCATTGACGATGAGATTAGTCGCGCGCCAACGTCCCGCCGGACGCTCGTAGATGTAGATACCCCGCTGCGTGCCCGCCAGCAAGTCGCCGTGCGAAGTCTGCGCGAGAGTGAAAATGTCGTGGCCGGAGAGGCCCGCGTTCATCTGCTGCCAGTGCGCGCCAGCATCGTGGCTGACGAAGACGCCGCCGAATTCCTTGTCGTTGATTACGCCCGCATAGAGCGTGGCCGGGTTGTTGCGGTCGGCCAGAACAGCGGACACCTGGCGGTGGGAGAAGCCGCGGTTGGAAGCGCGGACGCTCTGGGTGCCGTCTTCACTCGCCATTACGCCGCTGCGGTCGGTGGCCAGCAGGACGTGGGAGGGCTGACGCGGGTCAACATCCACGTCGTTGACGATCAGGTTCGGCGCGGTGGTGCGACGCCAAGTTTTGCCGCCGTCCAGCGTTCTCCATAAACCTTCGGTTGTGCCGGCATACACGATCGCCGAATTCGTTGGATCCTGACGCAGCACCCGGGTGCGTCGCGCCGAGAAAGGGATGCTCTGGATTTTGTGGAACAAATCGCCGGCATTGTCGCTCTTGTAAATTCCGGAGCAGGCGCTCAGGTAGACCGTAGCGGGGTTCTGCGGATCCACGATGATGGAGAAGACGTCGGAATCGTCGACGATTCCCTGTTTCATCGATTGCCACGTCGCACCGCCGTCAGTGGTCTTCCAGGGCAGATGCCAGGTACCGGCATAAATCACCTGCGGCGAGCGCGGATCGATGGCGATGGATTCGATGTTCTTGATCTCGGGGTGATTGGCGGGAGAGATGCGCTCCCAATTATTCCCGGCGTCGTTGCTACGAAAAACGCCATCCAGGGCGCCGGCGATCAGGGTGCGAGAGTCACCGGCGAAAACGGCGAAACTGCGCACCGACTTGCCGTGCATGCCAGGAAGCGGTTGCCAAGTGCTGCCTCCGTCGCGGGAACGGAAAATGTCTCCGCCGCTGTTTTCGATGCTCCAAGCCGCCACGTACACAGTATTCGGGTTGGCGGAGTCGACCACGATGTGGTCGAGCACGTAATCGTCGCTGCCGCCGAAATGCGCGAAGTGCGACCAGGTGGCGCCGGCATCGGTGGACAGGTACATTTCGCCGGCGCTGGTGCCCAGGAAAATGTGGCTGGGATCGTGCGGATCATGCGCCAGGCTGCGCACGTCGCCGCCTTCAGGCCCGATGGTAACCCAGCGCTGCTGGGAGTTTTGCCCCGCCGCAACCAGACTCACAACGAGCAGCAGCACGGCTAAGAAGCAGCGGCATATGCGCGCGGCGGTCATACCTGACTGTTCATTCGATGCGATGAAGTGGGTCGCGTTTTTCATGAGGGGAATAGTGCCGCGATTCCTGGCGACGCGCTATGGCGCAATAGTACCAACTCCGATGACCAAAGTAGCGGGACGAAAGGAAGGAGTTAGGAATCAGGAGTAACGGGTTGAGAGTTAGGTGGGGGTTGGGAGTTGGGAGTTAGGGGGCTGGGGGTTAGGAGCTAGGAGTCAGGAGTCGACGCTGACTCCTGACTCCTTCAGCCGACCTACTGCTTCGGAGGGGCGGGTCGCTTGCGCGCCGGCTTGGGGGCCGGAGCGTGCGGATACGCATTCACACCCGCCTTTATCTTGCTGGCGTCAAACGCTTGCGTGCCTTGGACGTCAGAGTTTGCTCCCGCGGGAACCAGATAAATTTCCGCCGTGCGACTGCCGGCACTGCCAGTGCGCAGATCAATGCGGCCGGGGTCGATTCCCTTTTCCTGCGTGAGGTATGCCTTGGTGTTGACGGCGCGTTGCTCGGCCAACTTCTGCCCGTTCTTCTCGGCGGGATCGAAGTTGCCCACAATGACGGCCCTGGCATCGGCTTCCCGTTGCAGGCGCAAGGCGACGTCGTCAAGGATGGCTTTGGCTTCATTGTCCACGCGCGCCGGCAGTTTCGGGTTCTTGAACTCGATCTGGTTCAACTTGCTGGTTGACGGCGGCGGCGGCGGAACCTCGACGCTCACGGTTGTGGTATTGCTGGCGCTGAGCCCGCGATCGTCGGTCGCGGTGCAGGTGACGGTGATTGGACCGGCAGGAGCGCCTGCGGTGTCCAGCGTGGCCTGTGCCCCGGTCGGAGAAAGGCGGCCGCCGGTGGCGGAGAAGTCATAGGTCAGCGTCCGGTTGTCGGGACTTTGGCCGGTCGCGGTAATGGCGGAAGGCGAACCCGCCTGCACCGTCGCCGGATTGGCGCTGCAGGAGACGGTGGGCGGATGCTTTGGCGGCTCCTGCACGGTGAAGTTCGAGCTGCAGGTGGCAGGCGCCATCTTCTTCGCCTTGGGGTCGGTCAAGGTGGCGTTGACGGTGTACTGTCCGGGAGCGAGGCCGGTGGTGTCGATGGCAACGTTGTTGTCCTTCGGGGTGGCCTTGCCGCCAGTGGATTTGAAATCGTAGGTGACGGTGTGGCCCTTCATCACATTACTGGCGGTGGCGGTCAAGGTGACAGGCTCGCCGGCCATCACCGAAGCCGGGTTAATCGAACAATTGGCAGCCAGCGGAGGCGCAGGCGCTTCGCCTCCGAAATTCAGGACAATGCCGCTGCGGATGCGCGCGCCGGCAAAGTCCGAGATCTTGGGCACCGTGGGTCCGAAGTTGTGGTGAGCCCAGACGTAATCTCCCTCGAGCAGACGGAAGGTAAAACGGCGCGTCACCGGGAGATCAATGCCGCCGCCGAGCGCGGCGCCGATCCGATTGTCTGTACCGAGATTCTCCACCGACAGCCGGTGCAGCCCGACGAGCGCATGGATGAAAGGTTCAAAGTGTTCCTGGCGGGCCTTGAAGCGCGGTCCCGCCATGATGGTGCTGATGTTGGCCACGTCGCCGTAATGAGCTTCGGCGTCAAGGCTGAAACCGAACACGCGGTTGAAATTCCATGTCGGCGTAATTCCGAAACCGGGTGTGATGGAGGGCAGCTTGAGGGCCCCGATCTGCCCGCCGGGATTCATCCAGGAATAGCCGGCGAAGATGTCGACCTTGGGAACGGGCTCGTCCTGTGCCGACATATTGCAAGAGAGGAGGAGGAAAAAGGCGGCGAGTAATGAACGGCCAAGAAAATTAATGCGAAGTGACATCCTGATCCTCCGGAATTGCCGGCACGGACTGCATAAGAATTGAAGTAGGTAGAAACGACGTTAAGCTCGCCGCCGCAGGGTGCAAGCTCATTTTTGAGTCGCGAGATTGTATCGCATCGCGCGATCAGGTCCAACCTCCCACGCAAGCCCTTAATGGGGCACCCTGGGGGCTGGGAGTTGGGAGTCAGGAATCGTCTTGTCTGGTTTTCATCGGCAATGACAAGACAAGTTACTGCCGGCCGGAAACCCGCATCTATAAAGGAGGTACTCGGGACCGGGCCGCGCAGACGCATCAAGTCACATTCCATCGCTGAACGGAGTGAAGTCCGCCGATCGCGGATTTTTGTTTCGGCCACGGTTGCCGAATGTGTGGCAAGCCTGAATAATGGAGTCAGACCCTTCTATGACCCAGGAAAAGGTACTCATCGTCGAGGATGAGGAAAACGAACGCACCGGTCTGGCCGAGCTGGTCTCGCTGTGGGGCTTCAGGTGCGAAACCGCGCGGGACGGCATGGAGGCGCTGGAAAAGCTGGATTCTTGGTCGCCTTCGATCGTGGTCACCGACCTGATGATGCCGCGGCTGGACGGGATGGAATTGCTGCGGCGGGTGGCCGAACTGCCGCAGGAGTGCAAGGTGATCGTGATGACTGCCCATGGCAGCGTGGACAGCGCGGTGGAAGCGATGAAGATAGGGGCCTACGATTACATCCAGAAAGGCGGCGACCCGACCCGGTTGCGCACCATTCTGCGGCACGCCGTCAGCCAGGGCGAAACCGAGCGCGAGTTGGAACTGACGCGGCGGACGCTGCGCGACAAGGGCGTCATGGGCCCGCTGGTCGGCACTTCGCGGAAAATGCAGGAGATTTTTCACCTGATCGAAATGGTGGCGCCGAGCACAGCGGCCGTGCTGATCACCGGCGAGAGCGGAACCGGAAAAGAGCTGGTCGCGCGGACCATCCACGACCTGAGCCCGCGCAAGGGCAAGCCATTTGTGGCCATCAACTGCGCCGCGATTCCGGAGACGCTGATTGAGAGCGAAGTGTTCGGCCACGAGAAGGGCGCATTCACGGGGGCGGTGGAACGCCGGGTGGGCTGCTTCGAACTGGCCGAGGGGGGCACGCTGCTGCTGGATGAGATTGGGGAAATGCCGGTCGGGACGCAGGCCAAGCTGCTGCGCGTGCTGGAAGACCGCAAGCTGCGCCGCCTGGGCAGCAAAATGGAAACCTCGGTGGACGTGCGCGTGCTCGCCGCCACCAATAAGATCCCGGAAGAAGCGGTGGCACAGGGCTACCTGCGCAACGACCTTTATTATCGGCTGAATGTGTTCAGTGTCGGCATGCCTCCGCTGCGCGATCACAAGGAAGACCTGCCGGAGTTGGTGACGACGCTGCTGGCGGAGATGAACGAGAAGCACGGGCGCAAGGTGCAGATGGTGAGCGACTCGGTGATGTCGGTGTTCCGTGCCTACGCCTGGCCGGGGAACGTGCGCGAACTGCGCAACACGCTGGAGCGCGCGGTGATCGTTTGCGACGGGGGCGTGGTCGAGACCAAGCACCTGCCGCCGGGATTCGGACAGGTGACGCCCCGCGCCCCGGTGCAGGAAGCCAACGCGGTGCGGCTCGGCGTCGGAACGACGGTGGGCGAAGCGGAAAAACTGCTGATCCTGAAAACGCTGGAAGCGACCAACAACAACAAGACGCGCGCCGCCGAAATTTTAGGGATCAGCCTAAAGACGCTGCACAACAAGCTCAAGGAATACGGAGGCAACCAGGTGGCCACCGCGGATGTGGGACAGTAAAAGGTTGCGGAAGGTTCGGCGGTTTCGGAGGTTTCGAAAATTTCAGAGGTTTGGCTAGAACGCGGACTGTTTTTCCGAAAACTCCAAACTCAGCGAGCTGACCGGCGACAGCAGACTTTTGGACAACCCGGCCCTCGACCAACGATCGTCGACCGCCGACTGACATGCGGCTCAAGCTCAAAACCAAACTGGTGATTGCCATCAGCGCCATGGTCGTGGCGCTGGTAGCGACGCTTTCCTATATCTACGTCGCGCAATTGCTGCGGCAGAGGGTGACGGAGGCGTACCAGAGCGCCGACTTCACCGCGCACCAGATCTACCACGGGGCGCGCGAGGCGCTGGAACTGGACCTGACCAACTCGCGCGTCGATGCCGACGACCCGGCGGCCGTGGAAGCTGCCATCGAAGACAGCCTGCAGACCGATCCCGGCCTTAATTCCCTGCTGCAATCGATTGTTGGCTACTCGCCGACGATTTACGACGCCGCCATCATCGACGCCACCGGGCGGGCGCTGCTGCACACCGACTCCGACGCGCAGGGCAAGCCGGTTTCGGTGCGACCCGATTTCTCCACGGTGGTGAAAGGCGGCTTCCGTCAGCAAATGCGAGTGGTCTTCGGCAAGCCCGAGGTTTACGAGGTACGGTTGCCGCTCAGCCGCGCGGGAAAACCGTTTGGACAAATCCGCGTCGGGCTCTCCACTGTCTTTCTTAAAAGCGAATTGCAGCCGCAGGTCACGCATGCGCTGGAATTTACCGCGCTCTCGATCCTGGTTTCGATGCTGCTGGCGGCGGCGCTCTCCAACTTCGCGTTGCGGCCGCTGGAGGCGATCGCACGGCGACTGGACCGAATGACGGCGGGGGAAATCGAGCCGGCGCCCGCCCTGCGCCCGGCGCGCCATGACGAATACGGCGTTGTCACCACCAAAATCGACCGCCTGGGCCAGCAGATGCGCGATGTGAAAGAGGTCTTCTCGGCGTTGAAAGAGAACCTCGACCAGATCATGGGCAACCTGCAAGACGGCCTGATGCTGTTCACGCAGGACGCGCGCGCGGTGCTGGTGAGCGCTTCAGCCGAACAGTTTGTCGGCCAGAAGCGCAGCAACATGCTGGGCTGCCACGTCTCCAACATTTTCACCCGCGACACGCGGCTGGGCCGCGCCGTTCTGGAGGCCTTCGAACAGCACCGCTCCCTCACCCAGCGCGAACTGGCCGGGGACAATGGGGGCCGGGTGCAGGTCTCGCTGGATTTCATCGAAGAAGGCGGACAAAAAATCGGAGCGCTGCTGACCATGCGCGATGCCGAGTCAGTGCGCCGGATCGAGGATGAGATCGAACTCTCGCGGCGGCTGGCGGCCATCGGCAGGCTCACCTCCGGGGTGGCGCATGAAGTGCGCAATCCGATCAATGCCATCATGGTGCACCTGGAGGTGCTGCGGGAGAAGATCAAGCAGATCGACCCGGAATCCAGGCGCCACATGGACGTAATCAGCAGCGAGATTCAGCGTCTGGACCGGGTGGTGCAAACGCTGGTCGATTTCACCAAGCCGGTGGAACTGCGGCTCAGCGACGCCGACCTGCGCCGCATCGTCGAAGACGTTTCCGTGCTGGCGGCGCCGGAGGCCTCGCGCCAGGGCGTCACCGTGAGGTGCGACCTGCCGCCGGACCCGCTTACCATCAAGGCGGATGCCGACCTGGTCAAGCAGGCGGTGCTCAATATCGCGCTCAACGGCATCCAGGCGATGCCGGGCGGCGGCGCGCTGCAACTGGTGGCGCGGCGCGATGACCACCTGATCGAGGTGGAGGTCCGCGACCAAGGGCCGGGAATTCCGCCCGAGATCAGGGACAAAATTTTCAATCTGTATTTCACGACCAAGAAAACGGGCAGCGGCATCGGACTGGCCATGAGCTACCGCGTCATGCAATTGCATAACGGGTCCATGGAATTCGAGTCGCAACCCGGACAAGGAACAACTTTCCATCTCCGCTTTCCGGCCGCCGAGCACGCCCGCTCAGCGTCTTCGGGGATGGGGGCCGACGCGCAACAAGTCACCGCGTCGTGATGAACTTGCGTCCGGAGCATCGAGGGATTTAGAACAACACAATGCGAATCGCGCGCGCCACGTTCGCCGGTGTTCTGCTTGCGTCGGTCCTCGTCCTGGGGGGATGCAAGAAGAAGAAGCCCGCGGTGCCGCCGCCGCAAGCGCAGGCGCCCACGATCACGCAGCCCCAGCCGGAGACGGCGCCGACGCCGCCTCCCGTCGCCGCCGAGCCCAATCGTCCAGAGCCGGAGGCACAGCCGGAAACCACCACCGCGCCGCCACCTCCAGCGCCGAAGCCGAAGCCCAAGCGCGCCCACGCCAAGCCGAAACCGCCGGTTCCCGCGCCGTCGCCGGAAAAACCGCCGGAGAAAACCGCGGAAAACAAGCCGAAAACCGTGGTTTCTGACGGCAGCACGCAACCGGCCACGCCAGGGCTTTCGCCCGCCATGACCAACGATCAGGCGATCCACCAGAAGCTGAACACCAACCAGCTGCTGGAAACCACCGATTACAACCTGAAGAACCTTACCCGGGCGCTCAGTTCGGGCGAACAATCGATGGTGCAGACCATCCGCAGCTACATGCAACAGTCCCGCCAGGCGAGCAAGGAAGGCGACAACGACCTTGCCTACCGCCTCGCCTTCAAAGCCCACCAACTCTCCGAGGAGCTGATAAAACGTTAGTCCCAAATTGACTGACCCGCATCCAACCCGCTAGAGTTCGGGTACTTGGGTGGAGGATGGCGTATGCGCAAAGGTCTTGTGGGCCTCCTCATTTCTGTCTGCTTTCTCCTGTCAACTTCAGCGTTCGCCGATGATCCGCATGCTGGCGACGATCCGCATGCCGGGCATCACCTCGGCATGGACAAGGTGGGGACTGTATTTTTTGACGTGAGCTGTACCGCTCCGGCGCGACGAGCGTTTCCGCATGCGGTCGCGCTGCTGCACTCCTTCGCCTACGAAGAAGCGCTCGCCGAGTTCACGGCCATTGCCACGCAAGATCCGAAGTGCGCCATGGCCTATTGGGGCCAGGCGATGACGTGGTGGCGTCCGCTGTGGTACTTGCCTGACGCCACAGCGCTGCAAAATGGGGCGGCGGCAATCAAGAAGGCTGCCGCACTGGAGGTTCCCACCGGACGCGAAAGAGGCTACATCGACGCGTTGCATGCCTTCTACACCGATTACGACAAGATTGACCACCGCGCGCGCGCCATGACGTACCGTGTCGCGATGGAGGGGCTGCACCGTTTGTTCCCGAAGGACAATGAGGTGGCGGCGTTTTACGCGCTGTCGCTGCTGGCCACCGCCTCTCCCACCGACAAGACGTTCCGGGACCAGCACGAGGCGGGAGCGATCCTGGAAAAGGTCTTTGCCGAGCAGCCGGACCATCCCGGCGCGGCGCACTACATCATCCACAGCTTCGACAATCCGGCGCTGGCCAAGGACGCGCTCCTGGCGGCGCGCAGTTACGCCCGCATCGCGCCCTCCGTTCCGCACGCGCTGCATATGCCTTCCCACATCTTCACGCGGCTGGGGCTGTGGAACGACTCCATCGCTTCCAACCTGGCCTCGGAAAAAGCGGCAAAAGATTTCCAACAAAGAAACCACATGGCGTCGAGCTGGGACCAGCAACTGCACGCCATGGACTATCTGATCTACGCCTACCTGCAACAAGGCCACGATCGCCAGGCGGAGGGCGTGCTGAAAGAACTGGGGGAGATCAAGGCGGTGCAGCCGACCCTGGTTTCTTTCTATGCCGAGGCGGCGATACCGGCGCGCTATGCGGTGGAACGCGGCGACTGGAAGACGGCTTTGTCGTTGCAGCCGGTCCCGTCGGGCACCCCGGAAACGCAAGCCATCACGCACTGGGCCCGAGCGATGGGCGCGGTTCACGCCGGGCAACTCGATGTCGCGCGCGCTGAAATCAAGCAACTGGAGGCGATTCGCGATCAATTGGCGGCGAACAAGCGCGGGTACGACTGGTCGGTGCAGGTGGAGGTGCAACGGCGCGAGGCGGCAGCGTGGCTGGCTCACGCGGAGAAAGATGATGGGGTTGCCGTGCCGCTCATGCGCTCCGCCGCCGAACTGGAAGACTCGACCGATAAACATCCGGTCACGCCGGGGCCGGTGCTGCCGGCGCGCGAACTGCTGGCCGACCTGCTGATGGAAGCGGGGAATCCGGGGCAGGCGTTCCAGGAATACGAAGCCGACCTCAAGGTCGCGCCGCACCGGTTTCGTGGCGTGCGCGGGGCAGCGCGGGCCGCCGAAGCCACCGGAAAACACGATGACGCGCTGCGCTACCAGCGCGAGTTGAGGGAGTTGATGGGTCCCGAGGCAAAAGTAG
This genomic interval from Terriglobales bacterium contains the following:
- a CDS encoding sigma-54 dependent transcriptional regulator, whose amino-acid sequence is MTQEKVLIVEDEENERTGLAELVSLWGFRCETARDGMEALEKLDSWSPSIVVTDLMMPRLDGMELLRRVAELPQECKVIVMTAHGSVDSAVEAMKIGAYDYIQKGGDPTRLRTILRHAVSQGETERELELTRRTLRDKGVMGPLVGTSRKMQEIFHLIEMVAPSTAAVLITGESGTGKELVARTIHDLSPRKGKPFVAINCAAIPETLIESEVFGHEKGAFTGAVERRVGCFELAEGGTLLLDEIGEMPVGTQAKLLRVLEDRKLRRLGSKMETSVDVRVLAATNKIPEEAVAQGYLRNDLYYRLNVFSVGMPPLRDHKEDLPELVTTLLAEMNEKHGRKVQMVSDSVMSVFRAYAWPGNVRELRNTLERAVIVCDGGVVETKHLPPGFGQVTPRAPVQEANAVRLGVGTTVGEAEKLLILKTLEATNNNKTRAAEILGISLKTLHNKLKEYGGNQVATADVGQ
- a CDS encoding ATP-binding protein, whose amino-acid sequence is MRLKLKTKLVIAISAMVVALVATLSYIYVAQLLRQRVTEAYQSADFTAHQIYHGAREALELDLTNSRVDADDPAAVEAAIEDSLQTDPGLNSLLQSIVGYSPTIYDAAIIDATGRALLHTDSDAQGKPVSVRPDFSTVVKGGFRQQMRVVFGKPEVYEVRLPLSRAGKPFGQIRVGLSTVFLKSELQPQVTHALEFTALSILVSMLLAAALSNFALRPLEAIARRLDRMTAGEIEPAPALRPARHDEYGVVTTKIDRLGQQMRDVKEVFSALKENLDQIMGNLQDGLMLFTQDARAVLVSASAEQFVGQKRSNMLGCHVSNIFTRDTRLGRAVLEAFEQHRSLTQRELAGDNGGRVQVSLDFIEEGGQKIGALLTMRDAESVRRIEDEIELSRRLAAIGRLTSGVAHEVRNPINAIMVHLEVLREKIKQIDPESRRHMDVISSEIQRLDRVVQTLVDFTKPVELRLSDADLRRIVEDVSVLAAPEASRQGVTVRCDLPPDPLTIKADADLVKQAVLNIALNGIQAMPGGGALQLVARRDDHLIEVEVRDQGPGIPPEIRDKIFNLYFTTKKTGSGIGLAMSYRVMQLHNGSMEFESQPGQGTTFHLRFPAAEHARSASSGMGADAQQVTAS